In a single window of the Oscillatoria sp. FACHB-1407 genome:
- a CDS encoding HD family phosphohydrolase — MKSFRLLTQQISQWKQTNLLSVSQKRLHHLFQSAITYAKRHSSPHEPMPSLLGVKPNHFARAVLAKNVSRRKQSAPPPPPRPLILGLAIVSLTSAIGYRFYNEPQLAVDTIAPQTLRAPDSARVEDTETTKANQQEARLGSAPVLMIDQAINQEIYDDLQRLVEEAKTLRSQVGQFPFVETSILSTSTQIYLRQAPDQEWQSAIAAAQSNAPVGLPPTNDTDGIVNSSRQVAIVELQNYRRTNPPEDFVALRQVVSRARQRYATAVAKFSAPEASNHFYDASLLNLTDAEWNETVAAVRRGLERMLWQGIAPGASDELLQNAIRVQLADSTPAVGSALANRMLRAVVQANLVPDVEKTRLRAEQAARDVEPVIVEIRRGEVIVEQGEMITQSNFVLLDYFNMSQRGINWLGLVGFGALVAGGVLVFVAIERRFHPGLRRRDHGLIWLLVLTAPMIVALEIPTTSLPLVGLLVGSFYGSVLGVAVVGLLGIALPIGMDIGARQLIASAIAGLLGAAMAGRLRSREELAMLGGAVGLTQGVVYLILSLIFSVAPSPVWYAVLTAAALQGLLGVACSIVALGLSPYLENLFDLITPIRLAELSNPNRPLLKRLASEAPGTFQHTLFVASLAEAAARALGCNVELVRAGTLYHDIGKMHDAMGFIENQMGKPNKHDAINNPWKSCNIIKKHVSEGLVMAKKYRLPGAIQAFIPEHQGTMLIAYFYHEAQQRAKENPKVTVQESEFRYDGPIPQSRETGIVMLADSCEAALRSLKDATPEEALAMVNRIMRARWQDNQLVDSGLTRAELSRIAQIFVRVWQQFNHQRIAYPKLTPSPASQPSTSPK, encoded by the coding sequence ATGAAATCTTTCCGACTGTTGACGCAGCAGATTAGTCAGTGGAAGCAAACCAATCTGCTTTCTGTTTCCCAAAAACGCCTCCATCACCTATTTCAGTCTGCTATCACGTATGCCAAGCGTCATAGCAGCCCTCACGAACCCATGCCGTCGTTGTTGGGGGTCAAGCCCAACCATTTTGCTAGAGCTGTTTTGGCTAAAAACGTATCTCGTCGTAAACAGTCTGCACCACCTCCACCCCCTCGTCCGCTCATTTTGGGGTTGGCGATCGTTTCTTTGACGAGTGCGATTGGCTATCGATTTTATAACGAACCCCAGTTGGCGGTGGACACGATCGCTCCACAAACCCTGAGAGCACCTGATTCTGCCAGGGTCGAGGACACGGAAACCACAAAAGCCAATCAGCAGGAGGCTCGATTGGGTTCTGCTCCAGTGTTGATGATTGACCAGGCGATCAACCAGGAGATTTATGACGACCTGCAACGATTGGTAGAAGAAGCAAAAACTCTGCGATCGCAGGTGGGGCAGTTTCCCTTTGTGGAAACCTCGATCCTATCGACCTCGACACAAATCTATCTGCGTCAAGCCCCTGATCAAGAGTGGCAAAGTGCGATCGCCGCTGCTCAAAGCAATGCCCCGGTGGGGTTGCCGCCTACGAATGATACCGATGGTATAGTCAACTCCTCTCGACAGGTGGCGATCGTCGAATTGCAAAACTATCGCCGCACCAACCCTCCCGAAGATTTTGTTGCCCTCAGACAGGTTGTGTCTCGTGCTCGGCAACGTTATGCGACTGCCGTAGCGAAGTTCTCCGCTCCAGAAGCCTCTAACCATTTCTACGATGCCAGCCTTTTAAACCTGACTGATGCGGAATGGAATGAGACGGTTGCGGCTGTGCGTCGTGGTCTAGAGCGCATGTTGTGGCAGGGCATTGCTCCTGGGGCGTCTGACGAGTTGCTACAAAATGCCATTCGGGTGCAGTTAGCGGATTCGACCCCGGCAGTTGGTTCAGCGTTGGCAAACCGGATGTTGCGGGCTGTCGTGCAAGCAAATCTCGTGCCCGATGTCGAAAAAACCCGTCTGCGCGCAGAGCAAGCTGCCCGTGATGTGGAGCCTGTGATTGTTGAAATTCGGCGGGGCGAAGTCATCGTCGAGCAAGGTGAAATGATCACCCAGTCCAATTTCGTGTTGCTCGACTACTTCAATATGAGCCAGCGCGGCATTAACTGGCTGGGACTCGTTGGCTTTGGAGCTTTGGTTGCGGGTGGAGTGCTGGTGTTTGTGGCGATCGAGCGACGGTTTCACCCCGGCTTGCGACGACGAGATCATGGGCTGATCTGGTTGCTGGTGCTGACGGCTCCGATGATTGTGGCATTGGAGATTCCCACGACAAGCCTGCCGTTAGTTGGGTTGTTAGTCGGCAGTTTCTATGGTTCGGTGTTGGGGGTTGCAGTTGTTGGGCTCTTGGGCATTGCGCTACCCATTGGCATGGATATTGGTGCTCGTCAGTTAATTGCCAGTGCGATCGCCGGATTGTTGGGGGCAGCGATGGCAGGACGGTTGCGATCGCGGGAAGAACTTGCCATGTTGGGCGGTGCAGTGGGCTTAACCCAGGGGGTCGTCTATCTCATTTTGAGTCTCATCTTTAGCGTTGCTCCCAGCCCTGTCTGGTATGCGGTGCTTACAGCCGCTGCCCTCCAGGGATTGCTGGGGGTCGCGTGCAGCATCGTTGCTCTGGGACTCAGCCCCTATCTGGAAAACCTATTCGACCTGATTACCCCAATTCGCCTGGCAGAATTGTCTAATCCCAATCGTCCTTTGCTAAAACGGCTCGCCTCCGAAGCCCCAGGCACCTTTCAACACACATTGTTTGTAGCGAGTTTGGCAGAGGCAGCAGCGCGGGCATTGGGTTGTAACGTTGAACTGGTCAGGGCTGGAACGCTGTATCACGACATCGGCAAGATGCACGATGCGATGGGATTCATCGAGAACCAGATGGGCAAACCCAACAAGCATGACGCTATTAACAACCCCTGGAAGAGTTGCAACATTATCAAAAAACACGTCAGCGAAGGTCTGGTGATGGCGAAAAAATATCGCCTTCCCGGAGCTATCCAGGCCTTTATTCCCGAACACCAGGGCACAATGTTGATCGCCTACTTCTATCACGAGGCACAACAACGGGCAAAAGAGAATCCTAAAGTGACGGTGCAAGAAAGTGAATTTCGCTACGACGGTCCCATTCCACAATCGCGTGAAACGGGCATTGTCATGCTGGCAGATTCCTGTGAGGCGGCGTTGCGATCGCTCAAGGATGCAACTCCCGAAGAGGCTCTAGCGATGGTTAACCGCATCATGCGGGCACGCTGGCAAGACAATCAATTGGTCGATTCTGGGTTGACCCGTGCGGAGTTGAGTCGGATCGCCCAAATTTTTGTGCGGGTGTGGCAACAATTTAACCATCAACGCATTGCCTATCCCAAGCTAACGCCTAGCCCTGCCTCACAACCCTCGACATCGCCTAAATAA
- a CDS encoding two-partner secretion domain-containing protein — protein sequence MKQPQRICLWQQSMMGVLAVAGVVISWGDYALAQVTLDGSLGATTPLTAPDYRIPQAVGRTAGANLFHSFRQFNIGSGQSVVFESDATIRNILARVTGGQSSIEGLLRTDSRTANLFLMNPNGIIFGRGARLEVGGSFVATTANEIWFGNQGQFSALPAPGEDLSLLTIDPSALRFNQVAGQAIAPIVTSTDSGRINLSVPNGQSLLLIAGNLSFNRATLESQGGRIELGALAQAATVGLQPGGVGSPIRQQFPDDVARANVSLRNSTVNVQGSDRGDIAIYANQVELLNASTLQAGIRNNQGTPTSRAGNIVIDATGEVLLSVPRDNPNGPGRGQVNQILNQLGRTALGRSGDIIVTAERLTLFGMSSQIRTITSSENARCVAVSCDAGDIIIDVEHLNFDNPSSTTGGGSGLLAGSQGLGNGGDIEVTVRGSAFLGNRGRIQSDVESNEDDTSGIGWRAGSIAITTGRLEVSLGRISSNVSDRGAANNISVVADTINLNRSGRISNNISSPDDPTRITSPGGNVSIQGRSLSLTEGGFIEANTNAAGDGGNIILRFSEDVTLAGLDVRTQFRTRISAAALERATGRGGRIEINARNLSIADGAAITARTEGVSAGGNITVEAQQVALTSGGQILTTTLGSGDAGNITLNVSGRVSMSGRDPLFAEKIREALDRLERGIISSVDLVAVTDGDTSGLFARTTRGSGDAGNIEVRADSVQLENGAQIAASAVALASTVSTTGAGGNINLVADRVQLRTGGEITVGSEGTGRAGNLAIAAPVILLDSGGQITATTTSSSGGNIALNNVTTLQLNNSRISASTETGEAGSLTINARDRVYLRGNGGLLVEATNGGDAGDLSIRTNQLIVENGAQVAVDSSGSGAAGTLRVTANDVLLNNRAALLAETQNGTGGSIRLRIANSLRLNRNSRISASTVNGVGGDLTLNTPSVRANTLIEPTNLVQIRNGSRLSAIARGTGNAGGIALNARRLVIDNRAGDRSDTGILASSISGVGGDITLRGLDELALTNSRVSASTQTGRAGSLTIDAANTVQLRGNGGLSVAASGSNGVAGNLRVRTGRLRVANGARVTVSSPQGQAGNLTIAAEQIRLDQGTMAAETGAAGANQANIQLRGLDLLVLRNSSQISARALNDSNGGNVEIEAAGGYVVAVPNENSNIIANAEGNGNGGNINITTQSILGLIQTDSASIEPLSNPISEINVSSRFGLDGNIVITTPGIEPGQGLLELPEDVTDASRLIAQGCAAGSPIADAESEFVVTGRGGVPLRPEQPLQREAVIADWVSLSDGERRSPPLNSHSSPESPPTEITEAQGWAIAPDGQVVLITQAATVTPASSGLPEGQCPAL from the coding sequence ATGAAACAGCCTCAACGGATATGTCTCTGGCAACAGAGCATGATGGGCGTATTGGCAGTGGCTGGAGTGGTAATCAGTTGGGGAGACTATGCCCTGGCTCAAGTCACTTTAGATGGCAGTTTGGGAGCCACAACCCCCCTGACCGCACCCGACTACAGAATTCCTCAAGCGGTAGGACGAACAGCGGGAGCCAATCTCTTTCACAGTTTTAGGCAGTTTAATATCGGGTCTGGGCAGTCTGTTGTTTTTGAAAGCGATGCCACGATTCGCAACATTCTGGCACGAGTGACAGGCGGGCAATCCAGCATTGAGGGGTTACTCCGCACTGACAGCCGAACTGCCAATCTATTCCTAATGAATCCCAATGGCATTATTTTCGGTCGGGGGGCGCGGCTTGAGGTGGGCGGTTCATTTGTTGCCACGACCGCAAATGAAATTTGGTTTGGCAATCAGGGTCAGTTTAGTGCGCTGCCTGCTCCTGGGGAAGATCTATCGCTGTTGACCATTGATCCATCAGCATTGCGGTTTAACCAGGTGGCGGGTCAGGCGATCGCCCCAATTGTTACCAGCACCGATTCCGGAAGAATCAATTTATCAGTCCCCAATGGTCAGAGTTTGCTGCTGATTGCAGGCAATCTTTCCTTTAACCGAGCCACGTTGGAGTCGCAAGGGGGGCGCATTGAATTGGGAGCCTTGGCACAAGCGGCAACAGTTGGGTTGCAACCCGGTGGGGTGGGTAGTCCGATTCGACAGCAGTTTCCCGATGATGTGGCACGAGCCAACGTTAGTTTGAGAAATTCAACGGTGAATGTGCAGGGGAGCGATCGCGGTGACATAGCGATCTACGCGAATCAGGTCGAATTACTTAATGCCAGCACATTGCAAGCAGGCATTAGAAACAATCAGGGAACCCCGACGAGCCGAGCAGGAAATATTGTGATTGACGCAACAGGCGAGGTTTTGCTGAGTGTTCCGAGAGACAATCCCAATGGGCCGGGTCGAGGTCAAGTCAACCAAATCCTGAATCAACTGGGCAGAACGGCTCTTGGTCGCAGTGGTGACATTATTGTGACGGCTGAGAGGCTGACGCTCTTTGGCATGTCTTCTCAAATCCGGACAATTACCTCCAGTGAAAACGCTAGATGTGTTGCTGTCTCTTGTGATGCAGGCGACATCATTATCGATGTGGAGCATCTGAATTTTGATAACCCCAGCTCAACTACAGGTGGAGGGTCGGGTTTATTAGCCGGATCGCAAGGTCTGGGAAATGGGGGCGATATAGAGGTGACAGTCCGAGGAAGTGCCTTTTTGGGCAATCGCGGTCGGATTCAGAGCGATGTCGAGTCGAACGAGGATGACACCTCTGGCATTGGCTGGAGAGCCGGAAGCATTGCCATCACGACCGGACGTTTGGAGGTCAGTTTAGGTCGGATTAGTTCCAATGTCTCCGATCGAGGGGCTGCCAACAATATCAGCGTCGTTGCAGACACGATCAATCTCAATCGCTCCGGTCGAATCAGCAACAATATTTCTAGTCCGGATGATCCAACTCGAATTACGAGTCCGGGCGGAAACGTGTCGATTCAGGGGCGATCGCTCTCGTTAACCGAAGGGGGATTCATCGAAGCCAACACCAACGCCGCAGGGGATGGGGGAAATATCATACTCCGGTTTTCTGAAGACGTGACCCTGGCTGGACTGGATGTGAGGACTCAATTTAGAACGCGGATTTCGGCAGCTGCGTTGGAGAGGGCAACGGGACGCGGTGGCAGGATTGAAATCAACGCTAGAAATCTCAGTATTGCGGATGGGGCTGCCATTACCGCTCGAACGGAGGGCGTGTCAGCCGGGGGCAATATTACAGTTGAGGCTCAACAGGTGGCTTTAACGAGTGGTGGGCAAATCTTAACAACCACGCTGGGTAGTGGAGATGCTGGAAACATTACGCTGAACGTTTCTGGTCGAGTATCGATGTCAGGAAGAGATCCACTGTTTGCCGAAAAAATCCGGGAAGCCCTGGATCGGCTGGAGCGAGGAATTATTTCATCGGTTGACCTTGTGGCTGTGACAGATGGCGATACGAGTGGTTTGTTTGCCCGTACGACCAGAGGCAGTGGAGATGCAGGGAATATCGAGGTGCGGGCTGACAGCGTACAACTTGAAAATGGAGCCCAAATTGCTGCATCGGCAGTTGCACTCGCCTCTACGGTTTCCACAACGGGGGCAGGTGGAAATATCAACCTTGTAGCAGATCGGGTTCAATTGCGGACAGGGGGCGAAATTACGGTGGGCAGTGAGGGAACTGGGCGAGCCGGAAACCTGGCGATCGCTGCTCCGGTGATTCTCCTAGATAGCGGTGGCCAAATTACTGCCACAACGACCTCTAGCAGTGGGGGAAATATTGCCCTCAACAACGTCACGACATTGCAGCTAAACAATAGCCGCATCTCGGCTTCTACGGAAACGGGTGAGGCAGGTAGCCTGACGATTAACGCACGCGATCGCGTTTACCTCAGGGGTAACGGCGGATTACTGGTTGAAGCCACCAATGGCGGCGACGCTGGGGATCTCAGCATCAGAACGAACCAACTGATCGTCGAAAATGGCGCACAAGTGGCGGTAGATAGCAGCGGGTCAGGGGCGGCTGGAACCTTGCGGGTCACCGCCAATGATGTTCTGCTTAACAACCGCGCTGCCCTACTGGCAGAGACGCAAAATGGCACGGGAGGCAGTATTCGACTGCGAATCGCCAATTCCCTGCGGCTCAACCGAAATAGCCGGATTTCGGCGTCTACTGTGAATGGGGTTGGAGGCGATCTGACGCTCAATACCCCTTCTGTAAGAGCCAATACCCTGATTGAACCCACGAACCTGGTGCAGATCAGGAATGGCAGTCGGTTGTCGGCGATCGCCAGGGGTACGGGCAATGCAGGGGGAATCGCTCTCAACGCTCGGCGGTTAGTCATCGACAATCGAGCGGGCGATCGAAGTGACACCGGAATTCTCGCATCCTCTATTTCTGGCGTGGGTGGCGACATCACCCTGCGGGGGTTAGACGAGCTAGCCCTGACCAACAGCCGCGTCTCTGCTTCGACGCAAACGGGACGTGCGGGGAGCTTGACGATTGATGCGGCTAACACCGTTCAACTCAGGGGAAATGGAGGGCTATCGGTTGCTGCATCAGGGAGTAACGGTGTTGCCGGAAATTTACGGGTGCGGACTGGACGGTTGAGAGTTGCAAATGGGGCACGAGTGACAGTCAGCAGTCCCCAAGGGCAAGCTGGCAACCTCACCATTGCAGCGGAACAAATTCGGCTTGACCAAGGCACGATGGCTGCTGAGACTGGAGCCGCAGGAGCCAACCAGGCCAACATTCAACTGCGAGGATTAGATCTGCTGGTCTTGCGAAACAGTAGCCAGATTTCGGCTCGTGCCTTGAACGATAGTAATGGAGGTAACGTTGAGATTGAGGCGGCTGGTGGATATGTTGTTGCCGTGCCCAACGAAAACAGCAACATCATTGCCAATGCAGAAGGGAACGGGAATGGCGGCAACATCAACATCACGACCCAAAGCATTCTGGGGCTGATTCAAACCGATTCGGCTTCGATAGAACCGCTCAGTAACCCCATTAGTGAAATCAACGTCAGTTCTCGGTTTGGTCTGGATGGCAACATTGTGATTACCACACCTGGGATCGAGCCGGGACAAGGGCTGTTGGAGTTGCCTGAAGATGTGACAGATGCCTCCCGCTTGATAGCTCAGGGCTGTGCGGCAGGCAGTCCGATCGCGGATGCCGAGAGTGAGTTTGTGGTTACTGGGCGAGGTGGTGTGCCCCTGCGTCCAGAGCAACCGTTGCAGCGAGAGGCAGTGATTGCCGATTGGGTGAGTTTGTCGGACGGAGAGAGGCGATCGCCCCCACTCAATTCCCATAGTTCACCTGAGTCACCACCTACAGAGATTACGGAAGCGCAAGGATGGGCGATCGCCCCAGATGGACAAGTTGTGTTAATCACCCAGGCTGCAACCGTAACTCCTGCCTCATCGGGTTTACCGGAGGGGCAGTGTCCTGCTTTGTAG
- a CDS encoding ShlB/FhaC/HecB family hemolysin secretion/activation protein: protein MSFKKSAPSCLISSLLTLAALTHFTSDPVRAQTSPNLIPRDAQPPSLDRPPEVEPLPVLPPPEELLPTPAQPPTTPETPSGEVPATINVTGYVVQGSTVFTAEDFERVTRDYVGQVSFAQLLQARSAVTQLYTENGYVTSGAFIPPQTLTGGVVTIQVIEGTVEEINITGNRRLDPDYVRDRLEIAAEAPLNVDRLLEGLQLLQLDPLIQNLSADLEAGARPGTSVLQVRVTEADTVSGEISLDNGRSPSVGTFRRQVQFTQANLLGQGDGLSVGYTNTDGSNGFDGSYTYPINARNGTLRLSAGTTSSEVIEPPFDELEIEAESRYLELTFRQPLMQSPTEEFAIGLTASRQESQTELGIDDIGPFPLSPGADEEGRTRITALRFFQEWTQRSSRQVLAARSQFSLGLDLLDSTVNNGAPDSRFLSWRGQGQWVRLLAPETLLLVRADVQLTGDELVPLEQFGLGGQESVRGYRQDALLTDNGILASAELRIPVLRVPEWQGILQVVPFIDAGTAWNNSADDPATDTLLGIGVGLLWRQGDNLTARLDWGIPLVDLDSSGRTWQEDGIYFSISYSPF from the coding sequence ATGAGTTTCAAAAAAAGTGCCCCCTCCTGCTTGATCTCGTCATTGCTGACCCTGGCAGCTTTGACCCATTTCACGTCCGATCCTGTTCGGGCGCAAACGTCTCCTAATCTTATTCCCCGCGATGCTCAACCTCCTTCATTAGACCGACCTCCAGAAGTGGAACCGCTCCCGGTTTTGCCACCCCCAGAGGAATTGTTGCCGACTCCGGCTCAACCTCCAACGACTCCAGAAACCCCTTCTGGTGAGGTGCCTGCGACGATCAACGTAACAGGCTATGTCGTCCAGGGCAGCACCGTTTTCACGGCAGAAGACTTTGAGCGAGTAACTCGTGATTATGTAGGGCAGGTTTCCTTTGCCCAGTTGCTCCAGGCGCGATCGGCGGTAACGCAACTCTACACGGAGAATGGCTATGTCACCTCTGGAGCGTTTATCCCTCCACAAACGCTGACGGGTGGCGTGGTGACCATTCAGGTGATTGAGGGCACGGTTGAAGAGATCAATATTACTGGGAATCGTCGCCTCGACCCCGACTATGTGCGCGATCGCCTGGAAATTGCGGCGGAAGCCCCACTCAATGTCGATCGCCTATTGGAAGGGTTGCAACTCCTGCAACTTGATCCGCTGATTCAAAACCTGTCTGCGGATTTAGAGGCAGGAGCGCGCCCCGGAACGAGCGTGTTGCAAGTGCGAGTCACCGAGGCGGATACGGTGAGCGGCGAGATTTCGCTGGATAATGGGCGATCGCCCAGCGTCGGCACCTTTCGGCGACAGGTGCAGTTTACTCAGGCAAACCTGCTGGGTCAGGGAGATGGCTTAAGCGTCGGTTACACCAATACCGATGGCAGCAATGGGTTTGATGGCAGTTACACTTACCCCATTAATGCCCGAAATGGCACCCTACGACTTAGCGCAGGGACGACCTCCAGTGAAGTGATTGAACCTCCTTTTGACGAACTAGAAATCGAAGCTGAGTCTCGCTATCTGGAACTCACGTTTCGACAACCGTTGATGCAATCTCCAACGGAGGAGTTTGCGATCGGTCTGACGGCATCCCGGCAAGAGAGCCAGACCGAGTTGGGCATTGATGATATTGGGCCGTTTCCCCTGTCACCCGGAGCCGATGAAGAGGGACGTACCCGGATTACCGCTTTGCGCTTCTTCCAGGAGTGGACACAGCGCAGCAGTCGGCAAGTCTTAGCGGCGCGATCGCAATTCAGCCTGGGGTTAGATCTGCTGGATTCAACAGTGAACAACGGTGCCCCGGATAGTCGGTTTTTGTCTTGGCGTGGACAAGGGCAGTGGGTGCGCCTGTTGGCACCCGAAACACTCCTGCTTGTGCGAGCGGATGTCCAATTGACGGGTGACGAACTGGTTCCTTTAGAACAGTTTGGCTTGGGCGGACAGGAGAGCGTCCGGGGTTATCGCCAGGATGCGCTCTTGACCGACAACGGCATTCTGGCATCAGCGGAGCTTCGCATTCCAGTGCTACGAGTACCAGAGTGGCAAGGCATTTTGCAGGTGGTTCCCTTTATCGATGCAGGCACCGCCTGGAACAATTCTGCTGACGATCCCGCCACCGATACCCTTTTGGGCATAGGAGTCGGGCTGCTGTGGCGACAAGGAGATAATCTCACTGCCCGTCTGGATTGGGGCATCCCACTGGTGGATTTAGACTCTAGTGGGCGCACCTGGCAGGAAGATGGCATCTACTTTTCGATCTCCTATTCTCCATTCTGA
- a CDS encoding CHAT domain-containing protein, protein MIKHRKNQKFVARFASTLMQRLRIRHFLPSSWFRRSFLRPIHTSVFLFLFALLAVVGVTALPVTATQSNPATEPTTAPSGIVAQVQPSAADLEARGRQLYEAGQFQQAATVLQQAVELYRQQGDVLREAIALSNLTLSYQQLGAWTEANQAIATSLDRLNGATAEPDQPLVLAQVLDIQGSLQLAQGQSEQALATWEQAAERYAQVGDSVGVAQSTLNQAQALQALGLYRRAIATLGGLVQSLESQPDSLTKVATLRSLGDALRVAGDLEQSRTVLQRSLTIAQQLQLTEAIAETYLSLGNTARAQAADYVVKRQNEEAQADFASALEFYQQASTANSIATQTQSQLNQLSLLIERQQWSDARALAPIVQRQLNRLLPSRTAIYARINFSQSLIKLANQDTGSSRDSELMTQAGQQLAIASQQATNLRDERAEAYALGSLGGLYEQTRQWAIAQELTQKALLLSQASNASDIAYLWQWQLGRLLKAQDDRAGAIAAYTQAVNTLQTLRSDLVAINRDVQFSFREGVEPVYRQLVDLLLKGNNDAKANQDDLTQARSTLELLQIAELDNFFREACLDAQFQLDQVVDQANLPSAIIYPIILPDRLEVIVKLPQQQDLQHYTTEVPQTQVERTLDTLRQQLTAPYSFRTLQGTAQQVYNWLIRPMESTLQESQVNTLVFVLDGVLRNIPMAALFDGQQYLVQKYGIALAPGLQLFTPRPLPPEQLQVLVAGLSESRFGFSPLNYVETEVEQIQTEIPSQVLFNQTFTANSFQNAINASPFPVVHIATHGQFSSNADQTFILAWDKPINVNELNSLLRATGTNRPEAIELLVLSACQTATGDRRAALGLAGVAVRAGARSTLASLWSLDDESGAAFMSEFYKQLTSGNITRAEAVRQAQLSLLTSSQFRHPRYWAPYVLLGNWL, encoded by the coding sequence ATGATTAAACATCGCAAAAATCAGAAGTTTGTCGCTCGGTTCGCCTCAACCCTGATGCAACGACTGCGAATCAGGCACTTTCTGCCGTCCTCATGGTTTCGTCGTTCTTTCCTACGCCCGATTCACACTTCCGTTTTTCTCTTCCTCTTTGCCCTACTGGCTGTTGTTGGGGTTACTGCGCTTCCGGTGACTGCGACGCAGAGTAACCCGGCAACGGAACCTACAACTGCCCCCTCAGGCATCGTGGCGCAAGTCCAACCCTCTGCGGCGGATTTAGAAGCACGGGGACGGCAGTTATACGAAGCGGGGCAGTTTCAACAGGCTGCAACCGTTCTTCAGCAAGCGGTAGAGCTTTATCGGCAACAGGGTGATGTACTGCGAGAGGCGATCGCCCTTAGCAACCTGACCCTGTCCTATCAGCAACTAGGAGCCTGGACGGAGGCAAACCAGGCGATCGCTACCAGTCTTGACCGCTTGAATGGGGCAACGGCGGAACCGGATCAACCGCTTGTGTTGGCACAGGTGTTAGACATTCAGGGCAGTTTGCAACTGGCACAGGGACAGTCGGAACAGGCACTCGCCACCTGGGAGCAAGCGGCTGAGCGATATGCTCAGGTAGGTGACTCGGTGGGAGTAGCTCAAAGTACGTTAAACCAGGCGCAGGCGTTACAGGCGTTGGGCTTGTATCGACGCGCGATCGCGACGCTTGGAGGGCTGGTGCAGTCCCTGGAGAGTCAACCCGATTCACTGACGAAGGTGGCAACGCTACGGAGTTTGGGCGATGCGCTGCGCGTGGCAGGTGATTTGGAGCAATCGCGCACGGTTTTGCAGCGCAGCCTGACGATCGCTCAACAGTTGCAGCTAACCGAGGCGATCGCCGAAACCTATTTGAGCCTGGGTAATACGGCACGAGCGCAGGCAGCAGACTATGTGGTCAAACGTCAAAATGAAGAGGCTCAAGCTGATTTCGCCAGTGCGCTGGAGTTTTATCAACAGGCATCCACTGCCAACTCGATCGCAACCCAGACCCAAAGTCAACTCAATCAATTGAGTTTGCTAATTGAACGACAGCAGTGGTCAGATGCGCGTGCTCTGGCACCCATCGTACAGCGTCAACTGAACCGTCTCTTGCCAAGCCGCACTGCCATCTATGCCCGCATCAACTTTTCTCAGAGCTTGATTAAACTGGCGAATCAAGATACAGGCTCCTCCAGGGATTCAGAATTGATGACGCAAGCAGGACAACAGTTAGCGATCGCCAGTCAGCAGGCAACCAACCTCCGGGATGAACGGGCGGAAGCGTATGCTTTGGGCAGTTTGGGCGGTTTGTATGAGCAGACCCGGCAATGGGCGATCGCGCAGGAGTTGACCCAAAAAGCTCTCTTGCTTTCTCAAGCCAGCAATGCCTCTGATATTGCCTATCTCTGGCAGTGGCAGTTGGGGCGATTGCTCAAAGCACAGGACGATCGAGCAGGGGCGATCGCCGCTTACACGCAGGCGGTGAATACGTTACAAACCCTGCGAAGTGATCTGGTAGCTATCAATCGCGATGTGCAATTCTCATTCCGGGAGGGGGTTGAGCCAGTCTATCGGCAACTGGTCGATCTGCTCCTCAAAGGAAATAACGATGCGAAGGCGAATCAGGATGATTTAACCCAGGCTCGCTCCACGCTGGAACTGTTGCAAATTGCTGAGTTAGACAACTTCTTCCGGGAAGCGTGCCTCGACGCACAATTTCAGCTTGACCAGGTGGTGGATCAAGCCAATCTGCCCTCGGCTATCATTTACCCCATCATTCTGCCCGATCGCCTGGAGGTGATTGTCAAATTGCCTCAGCAGCAGGACTTGCAACACTACACTACTGAGGTTCCTCAAACCCAGGTCGAACGCACCCTCGATACGCTGCGCCAACAACTCACGGCTCCCTACAGTTTCCGCACCCTACAGGGCACCGCACAACAGGTGTATAACTGGTTGATTCGCCCGATGGAGAGCACCTTGCAGGAGAGTCAGGTCAATACCCTCGTATTTGTGCTGGATGGGGTACTGCGTAACATTCCCATGGCAGCTTTGTTTGATGGACAGCAATATTTAGTGCAGAAATATGGCATTGCGTTGGCTCCAGGGTTGCAACTCTTTACTCCTCGACCCCTCCCCCCAGAACAGTTACAAGTTTTAGTGGCGGGATTAAGCGAGTCGCGCTTTGGCTTCTCACCCTTAAATTACGTTGAGACGGAGGTCGAACAAATCCAGACTGAGATTCCCAGTCAGGTGTTGTTTAACCAGACCTTTACAGCCAACTCGTTTCAAAATGCGATTAATGCCTCTCCCTTCCCGGTGGTACATATTGCTACTCACGGGCAATTTAGCTCTAATGCAGACCAGACGTTCATTCTGGCGTGGGATAAGCCTATTAACGTGAACGAACTTAACAGCCTGTTACGTGCTACGGGAACCAATCGACCCGAAGCGATCGAACTTCTGGTGTTAAGTGCCTGTCAGACGGCAACGGGCGATCGCCGTGCTGCTCTAGGATTAGCCGGAGTGGCGGTTCGAGCGGGAGCACGGAGCACCCTCGCCTCGCTCTGGAGCCTGGATGATGAATCGGGTGCTGCCTTTATGAGTGAGTTTTATAAACAACTCACCAGTGGTAACATCACCCGCGCCGAGGCAGTCCGTCAAGCACAGCTTTCGTTGCTGACTAGTAGTCAGTTCCGCCATCCCCGATATTGGGCACCCTATGTCCTCCTGGGAAATTGGCTGTGA